Proteins co-encoded in one Sphingobium sp. JS3065 genomic window:
- a CDS encoding VirB4 family type IV secretion/conjugal transfer ATPase produces the protein MASAAAQLPPRKTPWRVLAREAEPARYLPYARHVTPEVIALDSGDLMMMFRLEGLAFETADPIHLNDWHEKLNGTWRNIADDRLAIWTHIVRSAVGDYPEGQFRSKFAAELDGKYRARVTAKRMFVNEHYLTLLMRPAVGSADRTGLLLKRIAKARAAEKEVDPDELARFEEKARDIEKLLRRCSPTRLALYEHNGLIFSAPLEVLEQLMMGARSRVPLVRGHLGSALYGERVIFGRETVEIRAHDASRWQGILGIREYPALTRPGQMNALLGQDFAFVVSQSFTFMGKARAAERLRRRQNQMASTEDAAASQALDLADAADDLQSNRFVLGEHHFSLAVFAENQRRLADNLSAARAALADAGLVAAREGPALEAAFWAQLPGNFAWRARPAAITSRNFAALAPFHTYPAGRAKGNHWGPAIAMMKTAAQSPYYFNFHVGDLGHTLIIGPSGAGKTVVQNFLMAQLEKTGAQQIFIDKDRGAEIYVRSAGGIYLTLKNGVPTGFAPLRALDYGPRNLAFLGRLIRQLVTPVGGQLGVTQERMIDEGLASLGRLAPEDRSILALRQLLGQRDPEGIGARLEKWARGGSLGWVFDNEIDALSLEAAFIGFDMTDFLDNPEVRTPLMMYMFHRIDGLLDGRRLVIDIDEFWKALGDDAFRAFAQDGLKTYRKQNAFLVFGTQSPADALRSDISHSIMEQVATKILLPNPYGRETDYVDGLGLTQAEFKLIRHDLNPESRRFLVKQGHDSIIVELDLGGLSDELAVLSGTTETVTLLDAIRAEVGDDPENWLPLFHQQRRSPSSRKG, from the coding sequence GTGGCTAGCGCCGCCGCCCAGCTGCCGCCGCGCAAGACGCCCTGGCGGGTTCTGGCCCGAGAGGCGGAGCCCGCGCGTTATCTCCCCTATGCCCGCCATGTGACGCCCGAAGTGATCGCGCTCGATAGCGGCGATCTCATGATGATGTTCCGTCTCGAAGGGCTGGCTTTCGAGACGGCTGATCCGATCCACCTCAACGATTGGCACGAGAAGCTCAACGGCACCTGGCGCAACATCGCCGACGATCGGCTTGCGATCTGGACCCACATCGTCCGCTCAGCCGTAGGGGACTATCCCGAAGGGCAGTTTCGTTCAAAGTTCGCCGCCGAGCTCGACGGTAAATATCGGGCGCGCGTCACCGCCAAGCGGATGTTCGTCAATGAGCATTATCTGACGCTTCTCATGCGTCCGGCCGTCGGATCGGCCGATCGAACCGGGCTGCTTCTCAAGCGGATCGCGAAAGCCAGGGCAGCGGAGAAGGAAGTCGATCCCGACGAACTGGCGCGCTTCGAGGAGAAGGCGCGCGACATCGAGAAGCTGCTCCGCCGCTGCAGCCCGACGCGCCTCGCCCTCTACGAGCATAATGGCCTGATCTTCTCCGCCCCGCTTGAGGTGCTCGAGCAATTGATGATGGGCGCGCGATCCAGGGTTCCGCTCGTCCGCGGTCATCTGGGATCGGCGCTTTATGGCGAGCGCGTGATCTTCGGACGCGAGACGGTCGAGATCCGTGCCCATGACGCGAGCCGCTGGCAGGGCATCTTGGGGATCAGAGAGTATCCCGCGCTGACGCGCCCGGGCCAGATGAATGCCTTGCTCGGCCAGGATTTCGCTTTCGTCGTCTCGCAATCCTTCACCTTCATGGGCAAGGCGCGGGCAGCCGAACGTCTGCGCCGCCGGCAGAACCAGATGGCCTCGACCGAGGATGCGGCCGCGAGCCAGGCGCTCGATCTTGCTGATGCCGCCGACGATCTGCAAAGCAACCGCTTCGTTCTTGGTGAGCATCATTTCTCACTGGCCGTATTCGCCGAGAACCAGAGGCGGCTTGCCGATAATCTCTCGGCCGCGCGCGCGGCGCTGGCCGATGCCGGCCTGGTGGCGGCGCGCGAAGGACCAGCGCTCGAAGCGGCGTTCTGGGCGCAACTGCCCGGAAATTTCGCATGGCGGGCGCGGCCGGCGGCGATCACCTCGCGCAATTTTGCCGCCTTGGCGCCGTTCCATACCTATCCCGCGGGCCGTGCCAAGGGGAACCATTGGGGGCCTGCGATCGCCATGATGAAGACGGCCGCGCAATCGCCCTATTATTTCAACTTCCATGTCGGCGATTTGGGCCACACACTGATCATCGGTCCTTCTGGCGCGGGCAAGACCGTCGTCCAGAATTTTCTGATGGCGCAGCTCGAGAAGACGGGCGCGCAGCAGATCTTCATCGACAAGGACCGCGGCGCGGAGATCTATGTCCGATCCGCGGGCGGAATCTATCTAACGCTGAAGAATGGCGTGCCTACAGGTTTCGCGCCTCTGCGGGCACTCGACTATGGTCCGCGCAATCTTGCCTTCCTGGGGCGCCTGATCCGCCAGCTCGTGACGCCGGTCGGAGGTCAGCTAGGGGTCACGCAGGAACGCATGATCGACGAGGGGCTGGCCTCGCTCGGGCGCCTCGCGCCGGAGGATCGCTCCATTCTCGCGCTTCGCCAGCTGCTCGGCCAGCGTGACCCTGAAGGCATCGGAGCTCGGCTGGAGAAATGGGCGCGGGGCGGTTCGCTCGGCTGGGTGTTCGACAATGAGATCGATGCCCTATCGCTCGAGGCGGCGTTTATCGGCTTCGACATGACCGATTTTCTCGACAACCCTGAAGTCCGCACGCCGCTCATGATGTACATGTTCCACCGGATCGACGGTCTCCTCGACGGTCGGCGGCTTGTGATCGACATCGACGAATTCTGGAAGGCCTTGGGTGACGACGCCTTCCGCGCCTTTGCGCAGGATGGCCTCAAGACCTACCGCAAGCAGAATGCCTTTCTTGTCTTCGGCACGCAAAGCCCTGCGGATGCGCTGCGTTCGGACATTTCGCACAGCATCATGGAGCAGGTTGCGACCAAGATACTGCTTCCCAACCCCTACGGCCGCGAAACGGACTATGTCGATGGACTGGGTCTGACCCAGGCGGAATTCAAGCTCATCCGCCACGATCTGAATCCGGAATCCCGCCGGTTCTTGGTCAAGCAAGGCCATGACTCAATCATCGTCGAGCTCGATCTTGGCGGTCTCTCCGACGAGCTGGCAGTTCTCTCGGGCACTACTGAAACGGTGACGCTGCTCGACGCTATCCGCGCCGAGGTCGGCGACGATCCCGAAAACTGGCTGCCCCTCTTTCACCAGCAGCGTCGGTCTCCATCGAGCAGGAAAGGATGA
- a CDS encoding helix-turn-helix transcriptional regulator — MANRIRDCGRLDDLTRFAEECARAGNLGDLQGTIDAAVRELGFRWFTLLHNVDLRRGGGESLFLTTYPSAWLEEVLEERHYVEDPIHAACARTPSGLAWDRVGDVLELSSRQRSILIRARDHDLAAGYSLPIRTPGEPEAIFTVARARDEPLDVEEILTARLLGSVAYDRARELLGEEMRTFVFVPLSPRQVECIALVAQGKSDWEIAQILGLSRDTVHEYVESARRRYGVRRRTQLVLRAVRDGHLNMDALL, encoded by the coding sequence ATGGCGAACAGGATAAGAGATTGCGGCCGCCTGGATGACCTCACGCGTTTCGCAGAGGAATGTGCGCGTGCTGGAAACCTCGGCGATCTGCAAGGCACCATCGATGCGGCCGTGCGCGAACTTGGCTTCCGCTGGTTCACGCTGCTCCACAATGTCGATCTTCGGCGCGGAGGCGGGGAAAGCCTGTTTCTCACCACCTATCCGTCGGCCTGGCTCGAGGAGGTGCTCGAGGAGCGCCACTATGTCGAAGACCCCATCCATGCGGCCTGCGCCCGCACGCCATCGGGGCTCGCCTGGGATCGGGTGGGCGACGTGCTTGAGCTTTCTTCGCGCCAGCGGAGCATCCTGATACGCGCCAGGGATCATGACCTTGCAGCGGGCTATAGCTTGCCGATCAGGACGCCGGGTGAGCCTGAGGCGATTTTCACGGTCGCCCGAGCGCGTGATGAACCGCTGGATGTGGAGGAAATTCTCACCGCCCGCTTGCTGGGTTCGGTCGCCTATGACCGGGCGCGCGAACTGCTCGGCGAAGAGATGAGGACCTTCGTGTTCGTTCCCCTCAGTCCGCGCCAAGTCGAATGCATCGCTCTTGTGGCCCAGGGGAAGAGCGATTGGGAGATTGCCCAGATACTCGGGCTTAGCCGCGACACCGTGCACGAATATGTTGAATCTGCGCGTCGGCGCTACGGCGTTCGGCGCCGAACGCAGCTAGTGCTGCGCGCGGTTCGCGACGGTCATCTCAACATGGACGCGCTCCTCTGA
- a CDS encoding phytanoyl-CoA dioxygenase family protein, with translation MTNLSPYGQAVDPTVDDDLQRHGFSVLRDIISTTEIAEIDHALDPRFAATPFCQGGFYGPRTKRFGGLLKRVPAVERLVRHPAIMRLVQSVLNPWCDTIQLNLTQALELHPGALAQFPHRDQDMWRGPTGQIEYLVNVMWPISPFRGENGATLIWPESHNAGSAKDAQPMAVEAEPGSAILFLGSTLHGAGANMTGAIRRGIIVSYCLGWLKPYENQWLTYPPDAARAFDPELAALVGYQQHRPNLGNYDGQCPSILLEGNPPEYLAAIDALRPDQEGALAEFLDQQRAGQLPPAGGIAEIGAGRNKREVKSNG, from the coding sequence ATGACGAATCTCTCCCCCTATGGCCAAGCTGTTGACCCTACGGTCGATGACGATCTGCAGCGGCACGGCTTCAGCGTGTTGCGGGACATCATATCCACGACAGAGATCGCGGAGATCGATCACGCCCTCGATCCGCGCTTTGCCGCCACACCCTTTTGTCAGGGCGGTTTCTACGGTCCGCGCACCAAGCGCTTCGGCGGCCTTCTGAAACGCGTACCCGCTGTCGAGAGGCTGGTGCGTCATCCCGCGATCATGCGCCTGGTGCAGTCGGTCCTCAACCCATGGTGCGATACCATCCAGCTCAACCTGACGCAGGCGCTCGAACTGCATCCCGGCGCGCTGGCGCAGTTCCCTCACAGGGATCAGGATATGTGGCGCGGCCCGACAGGCCAGATCGAGTATCTCGTCAACGTGATGTGGCCGATTTCTCCGTTCAGGGGTGAAAACGGCGCCACATTGATCTGGCCCGAGAGCCATAATGCCGGTTCTGCGAAGGACGCGCAGCCCATGGCGGTTGAGGCGGAGCCGGGCTCGGCGATCCTCTTTCTCGGTTCCACGCTGCATGGCGCCGGCGCGAACATGACCGGCGCGATCCGGCGTGGCATTATCGTCAGCTATTGCCTGGGCTGGCTGAAGCCCTACGAAAATCAATGGCTGACCTATCCGCCCGATGCGGCCCGTGCGTTCGATCCAGAGCTTGCCGCGCTCGTCGGTTACCAGCAGCACCGCCCCAATCTCGGCAATTATGATGGCCAATGCCCGTCCATCCTGCTCGAGGGTAATCCACCCGAATATTTGGCGGCGATCGACGCGTTGCGCCCCGATCAGGAAGGTGCGCTGGCTGAATTCCTAGACCAGCAAAGAGCAGGCCAACTCCCCCCGGCTGGGGGGATTGCCGAAATCGGAGCCGGGCGGAACAAAAGAGAGGTGAAATCCAACGGATAG
- a CDS encoding type IV secretion system protein VirB3, whose product MREAAPSNERLREETLFLAVTRPTMWLGVPLEASLPIAFAACLTLIVSGNPLYAGAIGGACLAVARLIVRHDANAFRLLWLWTLTKARCRNRGWWGGSSYSPLPVAGMKRKGFARG is encoded by the coding sequence GTGAGGGAGGCCGCGCCCTCGAACGAGCGGCTGCGCGAGGAAACGCTTTTCCTTGCGGTGACCCGGCCGACGATGTGGCTGGGCGTGCCGCTCGAAGCGTCCTTGCCGATTGCGTTTGCTGCCTGTCTCACCCTGATCGTCAGCGGCAATCCGCTTTACGCGGGGGCGATCGGCGGCGCGTGCCTGGCGGTGGCGCGCCTCATCGTGCGCCACGACGCCAATGCCTTTCGTCTGCTATGGTTATGGACTTTGACCAAGGCGCGCTGCCGGAACCGCGGCTGGTGGGGCGGCAGTTCCTATTCACCGCTGCCGGTCGCGGGGATGAAGCGCAAGGGCTTCGCGCGTGGCTAG
- a CDS encoding TrbC/VirB2 family protein produces MTAITARLGSQPQWARLLLRIAGIVGLAVLLSLLLSDPAHAQGADGITSMAENIKTWLTGTFAKTIAVIAVVIVGFMFFTGRASLGLLVTVIVGIFIVFSAQWIVDTITGGA; encoded by the coding sequence ATGACAGCGATCACCGCCCGCCTGGGTTCCCAGCCCCAATGGGCGCGTCTTTTGCTGCGCATCGCCGGCATCGTTGGCCTGGCGGTACTTCTCTCCTTGCTGCTGAGTGATCCTGCCCATGCGCAAGGCGCGGACGGCATCACCTCCATGGCGGAGAACATCAAGACTTGGCTGACGGGCACCTTTGCCAAGACGATTGCGGTGATCGCCGTCGTCATCGTCGGTTTCATGTTCTTCACCGGACGGGCGAGTCTTGGCCTATTGGTGACGGTCATCGTCGGCATTTTCATCGTCTTCAGCGCGCAGTGGATCGTCGATACCATCACGGGTGGCGCGTGA
- a CDS encoding S-4TM family putative pore-forming effector: MRDAFRQRDAADAQKLARAEAEALWELVLAGGCDDSECERRSREFQNSIFQRRTSNPLLLPFVYRWLRSGMEIDMNLGAADFLRQAGIAEVNQS; the protein is encoded by the coding sequence GTGCGCGACGCCTTCCGGCAGCGTGATGCCGCCGATGCTCAGAAACTGGCCCGCGCAGAGGCGGAAGCATTGTGGGAACTGGTGCTCGCGGGAGGTTGTGACGACAGCGAATGCGAAAGACGGTCGCGCGAATTTCAGAACAGCATATTCCAGCGCAGAACCAGCAATCCGCTGCTCCTGCCTTTCGTCTATCGTTGGCTCCGATCCGGAATGGAGATCGACATGAACCTAGGGGCCGCTGATTTTCTGCGTCAGGCTGGGATAGCCGAAGTCAATCAATCCTGA
- a CDS encoding lytic transglycosylase domain-containing protein: MILDVASLLVLAGSCAPSVAPETLISIVHTESRFNTLAIGVNSPGARKPTPATRAQAIAAARSLIHQGYNIDLGLGQINSANLGWLGLSVEDAFEPCRNLAAAARVLTTNYQSVARFAPSSDHAIATALSLYNTGDRRRGFRNGYVARVYASASTVIPLIRGRLPASVTTAPVQPADAVIAKPLPAALAARQAAGWNTAAETQQASLMVFGDGVTSQKGQHP, from the coding sequence ATGATCCTCGACGTCGCCAGTCTTCTCGTCCTTGCGGGCTCATGCGCGCCAAGCGTGGCGCCTGAGACGCTAATCTCGATCGTTCACACGGAAAGCCGGTTTAACACACTGGCGATCGGGGTGAACAGTCCGGGTGCGCGTAAGCCGACGCCGGCGACGAGGGCACAGGCGATTGCTGCGGCGCGTAGCCTCATCCACCAAGGCTACAACATCGACCTGGGCTTGGGGCAGATCAACAGCGCCAACCTCGGATGGCTGGGTCTGTCGGTGGAGGATGCCTTTGAGCCGTGCCGCAACCTCGCAGCCGCAGCGCGGGTGTTGACGACCAACTATCAGTCGGTGGCGCGTTTCGCGCCGAGTTCGGACCATGCGATCGCAACAGCGCTCTCGCTCTACAATACCGGCGATCGGCGCCGCGGATTTCGCAACGGCTATGTCGCTCGGGTTTATGCCAGCGCGTCAACCGTCATTCCCCTGATCCGCGGCAGGCTCCCAGCGTCTGTGACGACCGCGCCTGTCCAGCCTGCCGATGCGGTGATCGCCAAACCGCTACCCGCTGCGCTCGCGGCGAGGCAGGCCGCCGGGTGGAACACCGCCGCAGAAACCCAGCAAGCCTCGCTCATGGTCTTCGGGGACGGGGTAACTTCTCAGAAAGGACAGCATCCATGA
- a CDS encoding acyl-homoserine-lactone synthase: MHIETGAARAMETRLFRSMFEERKRIFVDLLHWDVPVLAGRYEIDQFDNDAAVYIVIADAEGEHLASARLLPTTGDHILGTIFPELCEQAPPRGGAILEITRFCLARRLRARERLEVRNRLVSALVEYALRNRIQSYTGVAEWPWFQQILSFGWACRPLGLPGSTSCLVALQIDIDGRTREQLQASGIWRPVGLAEFAKAA, translated from the coding sequence ATGCATATTGAAACCGGCGCTGCCCGCGCCATGGAAACCCGCCTGTTCCGTTCGATGTTCGAGGAACGCAAACGGATATTCGTCGATCTTCTGCACTGGGACGTGCCGGTCCTCGCCGGCCGCTATGAAATCGACCAGTTCGACAATGACGCTGCCGTCTACATCGTGATAGCCGACGCCGAGGGCGAGCATCTTGCCTCGGCGCGGCTGCTTCCTACGACCGGTGACCATATTCTTGGCACCATTTTCCCCGAGCTATGTGAACAAGCGCCTCCCCGGGGTGGTGCGATCCTCGAGATCACGCGCTTTTGTCTTGCACGACGATTGCGCGCACGTGAGCGCCTGGAGGTGCGCAACCGGTTGGTGTCCGCGCTCGTCGAATATGCGCTGCGAAATCGAATCCAAAGCTACACCGGCGTCGCTGAGTGGCCCTGGTTCCAGCAGATCCTGAGCTTTGGCTGGGCCTGCCGCCCCCTCGGCCTGCCCGGTTCGACAAGCTGCCTTGTCGCCTTGCAGATCGACATCGATGGCCGCACGCGTGAGCAGCTGCAGGCCAGTGGCATCTGGCGCCCGGTCGGTCTCGCCGAATTTGCCAAGGCTGCTTGA
- a CDS encoding type IV secretion system protein, which translates to MATDLFSSLYTNIDGKLDLFLNERLQNVVEVVRGPLALGLVIYIALFGYMVMRGIISEPWGELFYRMVKLCLLYIAATTVAYSEWITTPLFHGMPDAISQALAGKTIGTAGQAFDDYYAQSDVIIARIETEAATYSDINPYKLVLYALSLGLKALAGLSAAIGFAITIFAKVALAIIIALGPIFIALALFEPTRRFFHGWLGQTINYIVLLAVIIAVTTLITDLGAAATAASEGVVDTAFGAVLFAAYIFLGTIFFFQAPAIATGIAGGAAAGVGAFAGTAWGTMASPFRQRRIARNSRNLERAARRGGSIETA; encoded by the coding sequence ATGGCTACGGACTTGTTCAGCTCACTTTACACGAACATTGATGGAAAGCTGGACCTTTTCCTAAATGAGCGTCTTCAAAATGTGGTCGAGGTTGTGCGCGGGCCGCTGGCACTCGGCCTTGTAATCTATATCGCCCTTTTTGGTTACATGGTGATGCGTGGGATCATCAGCGAGCCTTGGGGCGAGCTGTTCTACCGGATGGTCAAGCTTTGCCTGCTGTATATTGCCGCAACGACGGTCGCCTATTCTGAGTGGATCACCACGCCGCTTTTTCATGGGATGCCGGACGCGATCTCGCAGGCTCTCGCGGGGAAGACGATCGGGACAGCTGGCCAAGCTTTTGACGATTACTACGCCCAAAGCGATGTCATTATAGCGCGCATTGAGACCGAGGCGGCGACTTACAGCGATATCAATCCTTATAAATTGGTACTTTATGCGTTGAGCTTGGGGCTTAAGGCGCTCGCAGGTCTCTCGGCGGCTATCGGCTTCGCAATTACGATATTTGCCAAAGTTGCACTCGCGATCATTATAGCCCTCGGCCCCATTTTCATCGCCCTCGCATTGTTCGAACCGACAAGGCGTTTCTTTCATGGATGGCTTGGCCAAACCATAAATTACATTGTCTTGCTTGCTGTAATCATTGCGGTCACGACCCTGATTACTGATCTCGGAGCCGCTGCAACGGCAGCATCTGAAGGAGTCGTGGATACGGCATTCGGTGCCGTTCTGTTTGCTGCATACATATTTCTTGGCACAATCTTCTTCTTCCAGGCTCCTGCGATTGCCACCGGCATTGCGGGCGGGGCAGCCGCCGGGGTGGGTGCCTTCGCTGGGACCGCATGGGGGACAATGGCATCTCCCTTCCGACAACGCCGCATTGCGCGCAACAGCCGCAATCTGGAGCGCGCCGCTCGTCGGGGCGGCTCCATCGAAACGGCATAG
- a CDS encoding type IV secretion system protein: protein MRKGKTAAIGAIILGTAGPAAAQGIPVYDSSGYLQALATVKNTLSMIEQGKEQIAEAKQLYGSFNQVTDVNGIAPSLSTDTMRHLLPREARDLGRLMSSDNARLGSLGSAATRIRDANRIALPDLRPGASAYERASRDTLLRNGDLAARDAAIAESAYGVSAQRTTGLEELRTSLDTASDAKQVMDIQARVGVENVHIQNDALQLQALRMRQEADVRLRSQRESETILASKLGSLSQ, encoded by the coding sequence ATGCGTAAAGGCAAAACCGCAGCGATCGGTGCGATTATCCTGGGAACAGCAGGTCCGGCCGCCGCCCAAGGCATACCGGTCTATGACAGCTCTGGCTATTTGCAGGCGCTCGCCACGGTCAAGAACACCCTGTCAATGATCGAGCAGGGCAAGGAGCAGATCGCCGAGGCCAAGCAGCTCTACGGCAGCTTCAATCAGGTCACCGACGTCAACGGCATTGCCCCGTCGCTTTCCACCGACACGATGCGCCATCTGCTGCCGCGCGAGGCCCGCGACCTCGGCAGGTTGATGTCGTCGGACAATGCCAGGCTGGGATCGCTTGGCAGTGCCGCGACCCGGATTCGCGATGCCAACCGCATTGCGCTGCCGGACCTGCGGCCAGGCGCCTCAGCCTATGAGCGCGCGTCGCGCGACACTCTGTTGCGAAATGGCGATCTAGCCGCCCGCGATGCCGCGATCGCGGAGTCAGCCTATGGCGTCTCGGCCCAACGCACAACGGGCTTGGAAGAACTGCGCACCTCACTCGATACCGCTTCGGACGCGAAACAGGTCATGGACATCCAGGCAAGGGTAGGGGTCGAAAACGTCCACATCCAAAATGATGCCCTGCAATTGCAGGCGCTGCGGATGCGGCAGGAAGCCGACGTTCGGCTACGGTCGCAGCGCGAGAGCGAGACAATATTGGCTTCAAAGCTCGGGAGCCTATCACAATGA
- a CDS encoding transposase domain-containing protein, translating into MLPPLRGPVSEHRRHHAAGRRRAPPKTGGINPHDWLNQTLTALANGHPANRVHELMPWINVG; encoded by the coding sequence ATGCTTCCGCCTCTGCGCGGGCCAGTTTCTGAGCATCGGCGGCATCACGCTGCCGGAAGGCGTCGCGCACCGCCCAAGACGGGTGGCATCAATCCGCATGACTGGCTGAACCAGACGCTGACCGCGCTCGCCAACGGCCATCCGGCCAATCGAGTTCATGAACTGATGCCCTGGATCAACGTGGGCTGA
- a CDS encoding EexN family lipoprotein, producing MTGKVFLLAALATAVLTGCERAPRGKDYLNSHPEELSELTKACADGSHQNQQECSNAESLRTLNNKMQSLSR from the coding sequence ATGACGGGCAAGGTTTTCTTGCTGGCGGCATTGGCGACAGCTGTCTTAACCGGGTGTGAGCGAGCGCCGCGCGGGAAGGACTATCTGAATTCCCATCCTGAGGAACTGAGCGAGCTTACTAAGGCTTGCGCCGATGGCTCGCACCAGAACCAGCAAGAGTGCTCGAACGCCGAAAGCCTTCGAACACTCAACAATAAAATGCAGTCGCTTTCACGGTAG
- a CDS encoding LuxR family transcriptional regulator, which translates to MIGLGQVQDFCAVAATIKDSRALAGLMAEITREMGFRYFALVHHIDRKPAVSPVHIVDYPPDWVERFQARRLYASDPIHRASHRTNVGFAWSAVQSLITLSAADRSILAEAHNAGLGDGFTVPAHIPGEVNGSCSFAMGSGDVLDQRQLPLVQLIGSFAFEAARRLSRQTQARCEGPSLTERQAECVALVARGKTDWEISQILGIGQETVIQHVKDARDRYGVTKRTLLAIRALFDGQISFADVFGR; encoded by the coding sequence ATGATCGGGCTTGGCCAAGTTCAGGACTTCTGCGCGGTCGCCGCGACAATCAAGGACAGTCGAGCGCTCGCCGGCCTGATGGCCGAGATCACGCGTGAGATGGGTTTTCGGTACTTTGCCCTGGTCCACCATATCGACCGCAAGCCGGCGGTGAGCCCTGTCCATATCGTCGATTATCCACCGGACTGGGTGGAGCGTTTCCAGGCGCGTCGCCTCTATGCCAGTGACCCGATCCACCGTGCCAGCCACCGCACCAATGTCGGCTTTGCCTGGTCGGCGGTTCAATCACTCATCACGCTCAGTGCTGCTGATCGGTCGATCCTGGCGGAAGCGCACAACGCCGGGCTGGGCGATGGTTTCACGGTTCCTGCCCACATTCCTGGTGAGGTAAATGGGTCCTGCTCATTCGCCATGGGGTCAGGCGACGTGCTCGATCAACGACAGCTCCCGCTCGTCCAGCTGATTGGCAGCTTCGCATTCGAAGCTGCGCGCAGATTGTCCCGGCAAACCCAAGCTCGATGCGAAGGCCCCAGCCTGACTGAGCGGCAGGCTGAATGTGTGGCGCTGGTCGCGCGCGGGAAGACCGACTGGGAGATCAGCCAGATCCTCGGCATTGGGCAGGAAACGGTGATCCAGCATGTCAAGGATGCGCGTGACCGCTACGGTGTCACGAAGCGCACGCTTCTGGCGATCCGCGCCTTGTTCGATGGACAGATCAGCTTCGCGGATGTTTTCGGCCGATGA